A region of Peromyscus maniculatus bairdii isolate BWxNUB_F1_BW_parent chromosome 7, HU_Pman_BW_mat_3.1, whole genome shotgun sequence DNA encodes the following proteins:
- the LOC121831075 gene encoding prostate and testis expressed protein 4-like — translation MTKVTKIIILLIVTISLLCSVEALKCVDCLEIPFIKSCPSQKETCEAKLGQKCLLTTLFVGKLKISIQKCVDHCVNATLNSSITQYACCNSHSLCNRL, via the exons ATGACTAAAGTGACAAAAATCATCATTCTGCTCATCGTGACCATATCTCTTCTCTGCTCTGTAGAGG CTCTGAAATGTGTCGACTGTTTAGAAATACCATTTATCAAGAGTTGTCCGTCACAAAAAGAAACCTGTGAAGCAAAATTGGGCCAGAAGTGTCTCCTAACTACATTATTTGTAG gtaaattaaaaatatcaattcaGAAATGTGTTGATCACTGCGTCAATGCTACTCTCAACAGCAGTATAACCCAATATGCATGCTGCAATTCGCATTCTTTGTGTAACAGGCTATAA